DNA from Grus americana isolate bGruAme1 chromosome 6, bGruAme1.mat, whole genome shotgun sequence:
CAGCTTGGTCCCATGGCTTCTTGTCTCTTTCCATCCACCTCTGAGAAGCATCTCtcccttctgtttgtttctttgcagaCAAAAAGGGAGAAGCAGCGAAACTTGGAGGTAGTTGGAAAGAGTGATAATATTGCACGTGCAGATTTGAAACATATACTTTAAATAAGAGGATAACCAGATACAGAGAGCATCCACTTTAGAAAGTGTATCAGTGGAGGCTGACACAttcatctgttttctcttttacatatGCTGTTCCAGAATAAGCGTTCATCCAAAACAGTTGCTGTCAGAGGAGTGCTTTGTGCCCAGGAAAAACTCGGCACAGCATACTGTGTGGGTGCCACACGTGACATGGCAGTTGTGCAGTCCGTCAGGATGAAGTTGAGAGTGTTTGACACAAGTGTAGCATTCACAGCGCTCTGCCATGCGTTGCATATGCTTGTTTGGTGTCTCTTGGGCATACTGTGTTGATCGCAACTTGGGTGAGGTACACGATGACTTGACAGGATTGTATTGTGTTGGCATATtacaaaaaggaaggaaaatgtgtcTCTCTGAACTGCAGCATGAGTGTTCTGCAGCAGACAGATATCCTCCCTTGATATAAATGTTTTGCTGGAGGATTTGGGATGGGATTAGAAAGCCAGTGCTGATCTCGAGAGATGCTAGAAGAGCAGGCTTGTACTCCCATTAAATATTTAGAGGGTGTGGATCTCCAGGTACCAGCATGATGGATCTAAATTGTTCTGTGTCTTACTGAGCGATACAGGGGAGGCACCAGTTCAACCACAGTGAGTTTGGCATACGGAGaaacagctgctctgggaaaagatgaaaaaaggcTGGCACATTCTAGTTGCTGCCCCTTTGCTAGAGCAAGGCAAAGGCGCGATCGGTGTGGCTGTGGCTTGGAGTGCCAGTAGTGCTCTGTCTAGCTTCTCTGTTTTGTAGCGAAGTCTGTGCACTGTGGGCTTCACCATGCTGAGAAAAGAGAGGCCGTTGGAAATTGGAGGGAAGTGTTTTCATTGCACCTTCTTTGGTGCCCGTCACATGTCAGACTAGGGACTCGTATAAAAATAAGAACTAGACCAAATTGCTGAGCGGTGTAAGTCACCTGGGATTTCCTGGTTTGTGTGTGCACGTTAATAAGAAGGCTACCTGTGACTATGTGCAGTGGTAACTGCATCACAAAATCTTGGAAAGAGGTTATTATCCACAGGTGAaggaaataattcctttttcatcatttttccaCTGAATTAGATAGGAGTGTCTGTGGCTAGACgcaggcttttttttaagcGGGTTTTATTCTTACAAGTGTTTTGCAAGCTGAAGTCTCTTTGCCCAGCTTTTGTTTCCAAAGATGAGGTGTATTGCTGGAGTGTTCAATTTGGTGTCTTATCTGTTCTGTTGTGTAAATGACTAGAGTCTACCCCGTACACCTATGTATTGCAGGGTCAGACGAGTATACTGGTTATAGATGTGGTTATGATTAGGAATAAACAGTTAAAGCTCAGATGAAAGGTTAGAAATTACTGCTTGTAGTGCTGCATGGATGTATCAGAAGTAACTGCATCCTGGAAGCTCTGTGTATGTGAAACTATCTCCATTTAGTCATTTTTAGCTCTCCCTTTTTCTGACTCGGCATCTGCTCTTATTCCAACAGACCCGTCGGAGCATGGTGTTTGCTAAACACCTCCGTGTAGTGGGAGACGAGTTTAGAAACAAGTATCTTCAATCCACGGATGAAGCAGACAGGACTCATTACAAGGAGGACTGGACACAGATGAAGGTAAAATCACAACAGTCTTATTTCCCATAACAAatgtagcaattttttttattgcagggAATTTTGGAAGATAGATGTGAATCTAGTTCTCCCTGCTCAGATCGAGGTGGACGCGCACGTTCCTGCTGTACTCTCTTCTCCCTGTGTGACATGAGTTAACGGAGTCTATTGAGATGTGGCTGACTGGTTCTGGGTGCCAGGCTTCTGCTACCCTCATTTCGCTAAAGGAaacctgtatttcttcttgtattCAGCAGCATCTGTGGGTGTGAAGTTCAGCTGCAAACTGCCAGTTGTGGATGTGGTCAAGGAGAGCAATTTTTGCTTACAAAGATTTCGCACTCTGATTTCTCCTGTTTGGTGCAGGCCAACCAGGATCAAAACACTGCAATAAGTGTCCCGAAACACTGCCAAGCCATACCTTAAAATGATGTCCTGCAACTGGAGGAGTTCAGGGCCTTATCTAGAGATTACACGTTCGGGGCTTTTCAGTGTGAATGAATAGTGGTGCTCTCAAGTGTTAAAGTTTATTGATCTTTCTCTCTTAGGTTAAGACGGGCACAGCTCTAGGTGGCCCATACCTTGGGGTTCATCTCAGAAGGAAAGACTTCGTTTGGGGTCACAGAGAAGACGTACCTTCCCTGCAAGGAGCAGTAAAGAAAATCCGCAGCCTCTTGGAGACACATAAACTTGAAAAAGTTTTTATAGCCACTGATGCTGTCGAGGAGGGTAGGCAGATTATAGTCAGTTTAGGACTGATCACCTCTGACAATGAGTGCAGCAATTGCCACTTGGTTTTTACAAATAACTGGAAGTTCATATGCCTCCATCATTGGAGGGGGAATTGAACAGGACTTGGGCAGCTGTTTCCTAGGGATCCGTTTCAATGCATGACGCTAGAATAGCCCTGCAGGGCACAGCTTCTGTGAGAACCGGTGTAAGTTTGCCCCCCTCCATCTACAATACTCTGACGTTTGGCAAACGTGTTGTAAAATTTGTAGGTAGATTTGGGCTTCGCTTGCTTTGTAACTGTTGACCCAGGGTTTCCTTAATCGCTTACATCTTTTGACAGCAGCGAGTTGCTCTTTATAAcgtaaaaataaatttgcatctttccctttttcagaGATTGAATTGCTGAAGAAACTGCTGCCTGAGATGGTGAGGTTTGAACCCTCTTGGGAGGAGCTGGAACTCTACAAAGATGGGGGCTTGGCCGTGATTGACCAGTGGATCTGCGCGCACGCAAGGTAGTAAATTCGACTTTTCTTTGAGGAGCCAAATCTTACTGTCATGAAACTGAATAGTGGTTTCTACCCAGATATAGTTGTTTGCAAACTATATATGACATGATATTATATaattgatatatatatataaaaaatgcatgtaaaataGTTATATTGTATAGAGAAAATATATATGACAATTTCATTACCATATAATTTTAATGAACATTAAAGTTCATTGGACTGAAATTGattacttgcattttaaaaactgaccCCCTTCACAAAcccattctgatttttttcacaggTATTTTATAGGCACCTCAGTTTCTACATTTTCCTTCCGGATCCATGAGGAAAGGGAGATCTTGGGATTTGATCCAAAAACAACTTACAACCGATTTTGtggtgaaaaagagaaaaactgtgAGCAGCCAACTCACTGGAAAATTGTATactaaaaatacagagaaatccAAGGACTTCAATATCAGCGAACTcaaaagaataaggaaaaaactaTGGGAAAATACCTCCCTTTGATCAAACTACAACTTAGTCCTCCACGCTCTTCTTGGTGTTTACTTGTCATTTGGGTTTTGAAGTACAAGTAATATTCATTTTCTTAGTCAGACATTGATGGGAGCAAGAAAAATGAGGTCAGCCTGGGATCCAGTTCCCAGCACGGTTAGGATTAGAGGACAAAACCAGACACTGCAACTGATACTTGAAAGGCAAAAACTTTGTCCTGAAACTGAGTAACAAGTCACGGCTTTGGAGTTCTGAGGAAGAAGAACAGTTTTAACTTTTATAAATGACACACAGCTGTGGTCTGTACtgcatttctgtctttattttgttgttctgtgcctctctgctcaccaaaaaaatacatcttgGTTTTGTAACCTGCACTACATGAGGTGCAGATTGTGCATAAACTCTGCCGTTCCTTGGGGAAGTCTTCCCTTTTCAAATAGTAATTTCTGAAGATTCAAATTGTCCGATGCAATCGGTGCTCGAATAAAAGAAGAGGAGGTGGTTATTTCTACGTGAACACCAGCTGCTTCTAACAGCAGACTCAGTGGGTCTGTGCTGAGAGAGGCACAAAGATGGGGGTTGTAGGGTGGTAAGAGAAAGGTTGTGTTTCTTCTTGTGTTTTACCATCATGAAAGAAACTTTTTCCCCGCATTGTCCTCCCAAAGGCCTGTTCAGTTGGACTGATGCAGAAGTCAGCACCCTTTTGGGATCACCCGGTCACTCAGTTTGGTGACACTGATGCTTTGCTAGGGAGCATGCTAAAAAGCCTCTCAAGTGTCCGTGTCAGTGAAATGGATTGTCCCAGTGGTTCAAAAAATGaatttgctgcatttctgctttcagtttatGCAAGGGAGCAAGCTGAGGACAATCACAGTCAGCAAAGGTTGTTGGCCTGGGATAACGTGTGTAAGCCTAAGAGTCGGGAACCTCGTGAGTGAGGTTGTTCTCTGATGGAGGTGGCTGGCCCGTAGTGGAGGGAAAAGCCCCATGCTGCACCACCAGCCGGGGGAGAGCGCAGCTCCTGTTTGAGAAGGGTTTTGTGTGAGTACCAGTTGTAGCTCTTGCAGCCTCCTGCTATGTAGAATTGGCTGCTGGCAGGTATTCTGCTCCATCCTGTGCAactgcagcagaagctgtgaaGACTGCAAACAGAAGtagcagcagctctcctgttCTTACCGGCTGGTTATTTTACctgtgcagcagctgagctCCTCTAGCAACAAAGtgtttttcaaagcagtgcCTTTTCCCACCAAGTCAAATGTTCTGGTTTAGGCTGCGTGCCATCTATAGCGATGGTGGCATTTTACGTGTAATGTATACCTCagttcattaagaaaaataaacagctttgtAGCATTTTATGTGACGTATATGTGCTTCTTATGTCTTTCTAACTGTGCATTTTGCTGTCTCCTAGGTCCCTAGCATAGGActccagaaaagagaaacttgGTTAAAACCCGCTGTGCCctgacaacatttttttaatcatttgtcCCATGAGGTACTGGTTAGCAAGTGTAGCCAGCGTTACTGTTCTTGGTGCTGGAGACTGCATTGGTAAATCTCGGTGCCCCCAGTTCAAGACGGATGTAGACAAAcaggagagagtccagaggaaagCTGCTAAAACCATTGTGACCTGGAGGACACGGTGTAtgtggagaggaggagagagctggGCTTTTTCAGCCTGGGAAAGGTGAAAGAGGGATCTAACTGTTGTCTTTCACTACATAAAAGGGCTCATGGGGCGGCAGAGCCAGGCCtttctcagaggtgcacagcAACAGCACGGGAAGCTACAGGCACAACCTGCCGTAAGGTAAAGCCTCTTGTCCCAGGAGCTACAGGGCCCAGAGAAGAGCAGTGGGTctttcagctgtgctgtttcAGCCTCACTGAAGGAGTCAAAGGCAGCAGAGGACAAGCTCACGTGAAAGTAGGTATTAGAAAATCAACCTTTCCGGCTCAACTACAACACATGAATTAGAGAGAGATGAGAGCAGGGTGACAGCTCCCATGGTCAAGGGTTTCCAGCAACATCTCTGCCTTGAATCCCAGTCATCACGATAAAAAGCTGGAAAGGCGACAGCAATGGTGCACAGACACCGTGGGAGCCTGCTGAGTTGGATTTTTATTGGGTCACAGCCACCATGGGAGTGTGGTGCATTGTTTTGTTACTGGGTATGTCCATTCTTGGCCATTGAGCTCCCTGGCTGCCCGCACAGCCTTTGTGTCACAAGGTGGAGACAGTCGAGCAGTCTGTGATCAGCCCCAGAGCCAGATCTCCAGATCCACGCTGGACCAGAGCAGCTTCTCCAGCAAATCACTGGACTAGATTCTGAGGGTACGTGTAAAACCAATCATGATAACAGTGTGTAGGGATTGCCGTAACCAGCTGTGGGTGGCTGCTGAGAAAGCAAGGTAGCATTCTCATGCAAAATCATCCATATACCACCTACAGCATTTATACATCTATCTCAACAGCTCCCTTATCTACCTCCCACCCCACAGTGTGCTTCTGTGATCACGTTAGGGCTGCCCTTGTTCCCCTCCATCTCTTCGCACAGCTCTTGTGGCAAAAGACAACATGTGAGCGCTGCAGAGCGGGTGcatgggaggaaaaaggttttcctctcctttcctcttgctcttgCAGGCTGGCACCTGTGGAGCAGCTGGCACCTGTGGCCGGGCCACGGGCTGGGGTATGGCCAGTGCTGCCACTGGCTGCTGGAAAGCCATCGTGGCTGGTCACTCCCTCCTGACGAGGGTCCTGGTTGcttccagctttgctgctggtttACTCCACAAAGGAAGGACGTGCACAAGGCAGCACCTTCTCCGCAGTCCCGTGCTCAGAGaccacttcttttttcctccaaaggtTTCTTTCTGCATCTGTACGGAGTGTCGGCAGCTGCAGCCGTTAGGTTCAGCTCCCGTTAAAAAGTATGAAGCTACACAGGTTTAAAGGCCTTTAATTGTTCTTCCCCTTTCATGCTCCTGGGTCTCTGTGCATAACAACACGGATTGCATATTCCCCTGCTGGGTGACAGAAGAGCTGTCCCAGGAACAGGGAGAGGCCGGGAGCCACCCGGCCCTCCCCACAGGCTCAGGCGGCCCAGCACACGGAGCTCCTGGGATCACCTCTGCAcagagctccagcagcacagccagccacTGTCCTGGAGAGAAGGCCGCCTACTCCACGCCTTGTGGAGTCGgtcctgcagtgcctgcagcctgactccaaaggaAGGTCTTCTCTCTGCACCTCTTAGCAGGAAGAGGGTTTGAGCTGCCAGGTTTGAGACGGAGGGGCTGATGTCATTTGTCATGCCTTgaagggctggaggaagagagaggaacagAGCCAAGGTCAGAGCCCGCATCTGCGGGGACCCCAGGCACCCCTCCTGCCGGGCCGCCCCACCCAGCTCTTCCCATGGCCAGGACGGAGCAGGGGTCAATAGGATCAGCCGCAAGGTGCTGGCCACGAATACCCCACGTGCCCCTGAaatctctctctgctctgcccatGCCAGCCCCTTGTCTGCGCAGGGAGCAGAGCCTCCCCGGCCGGGGCAGGGATTCCAGCTCCCTGCACAGGgtctttcctcctccccgccGTGTCCCGCTGCCCTCACTCACCATTGTAGATGATCTGGAGCTCCTTCTCCTGATACCTCATCCGTCGCCCAGCGAGCCCTAGGAACACGCAGCCCATCACAAATCCCGCTACCCCAGCAGCGCAGCTTCCCCACGACAGCCCCGCTGCACGCTTTCCTGCCCTTGGCAGGGCTGAGCGCGGGGCGTTccaagggcaggggagggagagggtggCAGGAAGACCCGCGGGCTCCACATCGTGTAGTCGGTGTTCCACAGCCACAGGGCCGATTCCTGCTGCCGGCGCAGCAGCtgcggctggggctgagctacagtggggcagggagggaccccCAGGGGGTTGTGACTCACCAATAAACCTGACGGCTGCCTCTCGTATGGACTCCTGTGGGCTCTGCAAATACAGCAGGGACTGCAGCAGGTActcatctgctctgctgctgggctccGTCAACTGGAGAGAACAcaaggggatggagggaagggttAGCGCAGACTCTCCCCCTTGGCCGGGTGCTCCATATGCCCAGCATTGGCCTCCCCTGCCAGGACACCCACGATGCCCGGCCAGCAGccagctggtgctggggtttggagggagcagagggctgggtgctccccggggagctgtggtgccaccctgctgccaaagcccagctgggctggggctccGTCGGCACCCCTgggctcagggagggagggagaagagacgGGAGGAGAGCCTGTGGGGCTGCACACACGAGGGATGGGAGCGTGTGTGGGGTGCAGGCTGGCGGTGATGGGCTGAAGCAGCGGGCAGAGGCATAGCCGCCAGCCCCACACACTGGGCATTGGGGCATGGGGCTTGTCCAGGCTGGGTCTGGGGTCTCGTGGCCATCCTTACCAGGCACTCACCGACCGCCCATGTCCGCTGCTTCTTCAGCAGCCATGTGAGCTTCCTCATCTTCAGGAATGTGGCAGCTTGAAGCATGGTTTCCTGACaggcctgcagagcagcagagattgGGAGGTGACACCGCTGCCCAGGACACAGCACCTGCGTCCCTTGCACCTGGGCAAGGCTCAGGGCCTTTCCTGGCCCCTGCTGGCAagatgcagcagctgggcaaCGCCTCCGTCGGTGGGTTTGGTGCCCAAGCAGAAGAGTGGGGCAGCCCTCATGTCGGGCACCTGGTGCTGCCggggcagcaggacagaggcccccggagctgctgctctgtagCCAAGGCCAGGAAGAAGCTGGAGCACTGCAGTCCGCAAGgtgccagggcagcaggcagccgaGCCACCTCCCACGGGGAAACCAGCAGGTCAGGAATCCTCACCTTTGCCACGCGCTGGTTCTCATCGTGCAAGTGGTAGAGCAGTGGGAGCAAGCTCTGCTGCACATGTGGCTCCAGTGGCTTTTTTCCCACTTCCGATACAAACTCCATCACATTTCGGAAGAGGCGAATGGAGAGCAGTTGCACATAGCTGGACTCCtggtggaaaggaagagggCAAGACCTCAGCGCCGGCTGCTCCAGGCCCACCTGGGCACGGGTCTGTAAATCTGCAGGGCACAAAGTTccctggcagcacccagcacccgtGAGGAGGGGAGGGTGGATTGTACAAAGCCTTACCTTGTCAAAGAGTGGCTGGAGCGCCTCAGCCAGCTGCAGAGCGATGGGGCTGGCAATCGGGATGTCTATGGCCAGGAGCATCATTCTGAGCACAGACAGGGTCATCCTGACCACCTCCCCATCTGCATCCTGCAGTAGCTCTATAAACCTTGGCAGCAAGAACTCCATTCTTTTGGCCTGTGTGGAAGATAATGCCATTTCATAGAATCTTAAAGcgggaaaagacctctaagatcaccaagtccaatCGTCAACCCAACActaccatgtctactaaaccatgtcccggagtgccatgtctacatgctttttgaacacctccagggatggtgactccaccacctctctgggcagcctgttccaatgcctgaccactctttccatgaagaaatttttcctaatatctaatctaaacttcccctgacacaacttgagaccatttcctcttgtccctttgctagttacttgggagaagaacacccacctcactacaacgTCCTttgaggaagctgtagagagcaataaggtcacccctcagcctcctcttctccaggctcccTGCCAAAACCCCATAAAAGGCTCCCTGCCAAAACCGCTCCAGCAGTTCGAGCCCATGCTGCTGCCTCAGGGCACAGAAGTCAAAGGCCTGCCCCAAAGGACTCGGGCAGGTGAACACGGAGGCgggagagctgggagcagctaCCACAGCTCCCAAAGCCCAGCCAAGTCCAAGCTACTGTGTTACCCAGCACACCCCACCCAGACCCACCCCACCAGCatggttttagctgcctgcccctgctcaCCATCAAGGGTGTCTTGCAGATAATGATGAGGGCTCTGAGCACCATGCGACGCATCGCTCTGCACTCACTCTGCAGGTACCTTGGGATGAGCTGCAGGATGCGATCAGCCTTTATGCCAGGGCAGGCCACGAgctgaaacacacagagcagtgaCACGAGGGTGCCCGGCCGGCAGGACCCCAGCACcgtgcagggctggctccagccagcagcacagggcacgAGCACCGTCCCAGGCAGCCGAGCCTGAAGGCGGTAGTGACTGCGGAGAGCCCCTGGGCTCCTGGCTCTGTGCCGCGGGGCACACAGCACAGGTCGCTCTCCCCCTCCGCTGTGCCTCCCAGCCCTCGGCACCTTCTGATTCCTCGGCCCAAGGAGCCACGATGGAAGAGCGAGAGCTGGCACAAGGGGGACACAAAACGCAGGAGGGGACAAGCATCaccccagcagcaaggagccaAGGGCACACAGCGCAGACCACCCCCTGCCTCAGCACCACACACTGGGCTCCCCCCGCAGCTGCGCCTACGAgagggcagagtggctggaggcagctcagcGAGGCAGCGCTCGCCATCAGGCTCACCTCGACAAGGAACGCCATGGCAGGGAGCTCCCAGCATGTCTCCTTCCCACTCAGCAGCTCGAGGAAGTACTGTGTGATCTCGTTACACACGTTCCTTGACATATGGCGCATCTctctggcaggaggaagaaggcacCGTTGGccctgagcagggcaggcaaaCCTCTCTTGGCACTGACTGGTCTTTCCCCAGCACCTCTCGCCAGGAGAAAGGCggtgcccaccacagcagaCGGAGCCCTCGTTCTGTGCCGGCAGCCCAGGCCCCACGGGAGGGGACGCTGGTGCTTTGGGAGGTGGCCGCTCCCATgcacccacctctcccaggcttTTCCAGTCTGCTGGGCCATTCCTCGGTGACAGGTCCCTCTCGCCCACGCCCAAGGGGATTGTGTGGGGCTCCCTGTCTGCAGGGGAACAAtggagggggggagcagggaaaaggggGCTCTCACCTGGCCAGCAGACCCATTGCGCAGTGCTGGGTCTCAGCGTTGAGCAGTATGTCCCAGCCACGCTTACGCTCAACTTCAAACATCACGTTTTCATAACCAAGGCGGCAGAACAGTGCTTTCATGGTCAGCACTGCAAATCTGTGTGCAGAGCAAAGCCCAGGTGatgctgggagccctggccccagctctGGAGCcatgggagggatgggaggactGGGATGCAGTACCTGTTGGGGTTGGTGGGAAggcagccttcctcctggcaTTGCCTCCAGAAGGTGTTGACCTCCTCTGGCATCTgctctgttctgaaaaaaatttggaagagCAGTGCCAGGAAGAGATAGGGGAAATACTCCATCAATGCCCCTGTGTGACTGGGCAGCTGGAGGATCTCCCATAGCGCCTTGGttgcctgcagaaaacaaaacacccagagACAGCGCTCAGTGCTGAGACGTCCCCGTGGCAGGGCCAGAGCGTGGGAGAGCGAGGCTCAGGCACTGCCCTGGCCCACAGGAGATGCAGGGGGAGCACCTGGCCTGGCTGCCCCTAAACCTGTCCCTAAGCCAGGTTTCCAGCCCTGCAcgtgaggcagggagaggcagtggCGAGAGAGGATGGAGAGCCGCCCGGAGAGGTGACCCTGGGGGCAAGCAAAGGCCTGGTCCAGAAACTCACAGCCAGGGCAAAGATGTCCATTATTTCACCATCGGAGGTGGACGTGGTGTGCAGTGGCCACTCCTCCAGcacacagagcagctccagcagcaccttctcTGCAGTCCGGTTCATAGAGACCATGGCCCTCCACATGGtcgcagcagctctgcaggcccAGAGCTCTGTGTCAGTG
Protein-coding regions in this window:
- the LOC129207873 gene encoding maestro heat-like repeat-containing protein family member 6, with amino-acid sequence MGEKNEEKMTGAGAAPAWQPDEVQQVQPLQADLDWEPPEEEQEQANTRALSHSRAQVYWESLKPGEREHSTLTAIKGMEASGFCDAEACAAMLDALVQRDASTLERVPSIVRCIYRLLKSNTDVSAEHRLDNPLLELTHMHAHDVVVTLLHCAPECDRAAATMWRAMVSMNRTAEKVLLELLCVLEEWPLHTTSTSDGEIMDIFALAATKALWEILQLPSHTGALMEYFPYLFLALLFQIFFRTEQMPEEVNTFWRQCQEEGCLPTNPNRFAVLTMKALFCRLGYENVMFEVERKRGWDILLNAETQHCAMGLLAREMRHMSRNVCNEITQYFLELLSGKETCWELPAMAFLVELVACPGIKADRILQLIPRYLQSECRAMRRMVLRALIIICKTPLMAKRMEFLLPRFIELLQDADGEVVRMTLSVLRMMLLAIDIPIASPIALQLAEALQPLFDKESSYVQLLSIRLFRNVMEFVSEVGKKPLEPHVQQSLLPLLYHLHDENQRVAKACQETMLQAATFLKMRKLTWLLKKQRTWAVGECLLTEPSSRADEYLLQSLLYLQSPQESIREAAVRFIAQPQPQLLRRQQESALWLWNTDYTMWSPRVFLPPSPSPALGTPRAQPCQGQESVQRGCRGEAALLG